Proteins from a single region of Apium graveolens cultivar Ventura chromosome 7, ASM990537v1, whole genome shotgun sequence:
- the LOC141671878 gene encoding MACPF domain-containing protein CAD1-like gives MFLNKLKKTSVFSMKDPIFMQKKKNMSSPDALITTICNSIQALGRGFDVTSDIRLLYCKGTPGGRLVQVSDDGVTKDLVLSDGVVVPNVPVDIDWSRGERALETTPVLSFNEMAIYFNQKSNLLGNVPLGSFNAMFNLTGSWQLDEASTKSLAMIGSVIPLYTVELTNLDLVLHEDVRRAVPYSWDPASLASFIENYGTHIVTSATVGGRDVVYIRQHQSSPLSVLDIESYVKDILDQRYSESSYPSTAPLKYKDKDVTVIFRRRGGDDLEQSHVKWAETVETAPDVINMSYTPIVSLLEGVPGIKHLARAIELYLHYKPPIEDLQYFLEFQISRVWAPEVSNLQGKDPVCQSLHFSLMGPRLYISPNQVTVGRRPVTGLRLALEGSKQNRLAIHLQHLVSLPKILQPHWDSHMAIGAPKWKGPEEQDSRWFEPIKWKNFSHVSTAPIEHTETYIGDLSGVYIVTGAQFGVWEFGASKSVLHLKLLFSKVPGCTIRRSVWDHSPSNISGVQRSNGASSSSLVNERNTDDKKVDGSVQVGKFSKIVDTTEMSKGPQDIPGHWLVTGAKLGVDKGKIVLRVKYSLLNY, from the exons ATGTTCTTGAATAAACTCAAGAAAACTAGTGTTTTTTCAATGAAAGATCCAATCTTTATGCAAAAGAAGAAGAATATGAGTAGCCCAGATGCTTTGATTACAACTATTTGTAATTCTATACAAGCTTTAGGAAGAGGTTTTGATGTTACTTCTGATATTAGACTTCTTTATTGCAAAGGAACTCCTGGTGGTCGTTTGGTTCAAGTTAGTGATGATGGGGTGACTAAAGATCTTGTTTTGTCTGATGGGGTTGTTGTTCCTAATGTTCCTGTTGATATTGATTGGTCTCGGGGAGAAAGGGCTCTTGAGACCACTCCTGTTCTTAGCTTTAATGag ATGGCGATATACTTTAATCAGAAGTCCAATCTATTAGGAAATGTTCCACTGGGAAGCTTTAATGCCATGTTCAATTTGACTGGTTCTTGGCAACTTGACGAAGCATCAACAAAATCTCTTGCAATGATTGGTTCTGTCATTCCTCTATATACGGTTGAATTGACGAATTTAGATCTGGTTTTGCATGAGGACGTCAGGCGTGCAGTTCCGTACTCTTGGGATCCCGCATCTTTGGCTAG CTTCATTGAAAATTACGGAACACATATTGTCACCTCGGCAACAGTTGGTGGCAGAGATGTAGTTTATATCAGGCAGCATCAGTCCTCACCTTTGTCAGTATTAGACATCGAGAGCTATGTGAAAGACATTTTAGATCAGAGGTACTCAGAATCAAGTTATCCAAGTACCGCCCCCTTAAAGTACAAGGATAAG GATGTCACAGTAATCTTCAGAAGGCGAGGTGGTGATGATCTTGAGCAAAGTCATGTGAAGTGGGCAGAAACTGTAGAAACAGCGCCTGATGTGATCAATATGTCATATACCCCGATTGTCTCATTGCTTGAGGGGGTGCCTGGAATAAAGCACCTAGCTCGTGCCATTGAACTGTACTTGCACT ACAAACCTCCTATTGAGGATTTACAATATTTCCTAGAATTTCAAATCTCTCGAGTTTGGGCCCCTGAAGTGAGTAATCTGCAAGGAAAGGATCCTGTGTGTCAATCCCTTCATTTTAGTTTGATGGGGCCCAGGCTTTATATCAGTCCAAATCAG GTCACAGTTGGACGAAGACCCGTAACTGGACTTAGACTTGCCCTAGAAGGCAGCAAGCAAAACCGTCTTGCTATCCATTTGCAGCACTTGGTCTCTCTTCCTAAAATTCTCCAACCCCACTGGGATTCACATATGGCCATAGGTGCGCCAAAGTGGAAAGGTCCTGAGGAGCAAGACAGTCGTTGGTTTGAACCAATCAAGTGGAAGAACTTTTCCCATGTAAGCACTGCACCTATAGAACATACTGAGACATACATAGGAGATCTTTCTGGCGTTTACATAGTCACGGGGGCACAATTTGGTGTATGGGAATTTGGTGCCTCAAAAAGTGTGTTACACCTCAAACTTCTCTTCTCTAAGGTACCTGGATGTACAATACGTCGATCCGTATGGGATCATAGTCCTTCCAATATCTCTGGTGTACAGAGGTCTAATGGTGCTTCATCTTCGTCACTAGTGAATGAACGAAATACGGATGATAAGAAGGTTGATGGTTCTGTCCAAGTTGGGAAATTTTCCAAAATAGTTGATACAACAGAAATGTCGAAGGGGCCTCAAGATATTCCTGGTCACTGGTTAGTTACAGGGGCTAAGCTTGGGGTAGACAAGGGAAAAATAGTTTTGCGCGTAAAATACTCTTTACTGAATTACTAA
- the LOC141673686 gene encoding protein NRT1/ PTR FAMILY 4.5-like, giving the protein MTIMHIICLQDKDEQLVEGKVDWKGRSVYRNKHGGTKSSFLILTAFAFEQMGTLALAVNLVTYFNMVMHYKISDAANHLTNFMGTSYILSIIVAYLTDGYLGRFKAVILSLFIEFLGIGLLALQAAYSKFQPPICNIFDPTAKCERVNGKNAALLFVALYLIALGSAGIKAAIPTHGADQFDEKDPKETKQMSSYFNWLLLMVSLGGSVSITLIVWVQDNKGWNWGFLISTIAILLGIAVFCGGLPQYRIHVTKGNSPMTELIQVYVAAIRNRNLELPDNAAKLYEINMDKEAALELEFLPHREVFRCLDKAAVQTSTEIDNPEQIQSPWKLCRVTQVENAKIILGMVPIFLCTIIMTLCLAQLQTFSVQQGATMDTSLSKSFNIPPASLPIFPLFSLIFLAPAYDLLFVPFARKFTGLPTGITHLQRVGVGLVLSSLSMGAAAIFEVKRKGVARDNNMLDAIPVLQPLPITVFWLVIQYFIFGIADMFTYVGLLEFFYSEAPKGLKSISTCFLWSSMALGYYLSTILVEIVNASTKKYTASGGWLAGNNINRNHLNLFYWLLSLLSLINFFVYLFVAKRYKYRPQISTDVVDIKVHGINDSGPDMGNLSK; this is encoded by the exons ATGACAATAATGCATATTATATGCTTGCAGGATAAAGATGAGCAGCTTGTTGAAGGAAAGGTGGACTGGAAAGGAAGATCAGTTTATAGGAATAAGCATGGAGGAACTAAATCTTCTTTTCTCATACTAA CCGCATTTGCTTTTGAGCAGATGGGAACTTTGGCATTGGCTGTGAACTTAGTGACATACTTCAACATGGTGATGCATTATAAAATATCAGATGCAGCTAACCACCTTACCAATTTCATGGGGACTAGCTATATCCTCTCCATTATCGTGGCTTACCTAACAGATGGCTACTTGGGAAGATTCAAAGCTGTTATTCTTTCCTTATTTATCGAATTCTTG GGAATTGGATTGCTAGCCCTGCAAGCTGCCTACTCGAAATTCCAACCACCTATATGTAACATCTTTGATCCAACTGCAAAGTGTGAGAGGGTCAATGGAAAGAATGCTGCATTACTATTTGTGGCTCTCTACTTGATAGCTCTTGGCTCTGCTGGAATTAAGGCAGCAATACCAACACACGGTGCTGATCAGTTCGATGAGAAAGATCCTAAAGAGACAAAACAGATGTCAAGTTACTTTAACTGGCTTTTACTAATGGTGTCCCTTGGAGGTTCAGTTAGCATAACCTTAATTGTATGGGTCCAGGATAACAAAGGATGGAACTGGGGATTTTTAATTTCCACCATTGCGATTCTTCTGGGAATTGCAGTATTTTGTGGTGGACTGCCTCAGTACAGAATACATGTTACTAAAGGAAATAGTCCAATGACTGAACTAATTCAG GTATATGTAGCAGCTATCCGGAACAGAAATCTTGAACTTCCTGATAATGCAGCGAAACTGTATGAGATCAATATGGACAAGGAGGCTGCACTAGAACTAGAATTTCTTCCACACAGAGAAGTTTTCAG GTGCTTAGATAAAGCAGCCGTTCAAACATCAACAGAAATAGATAATCCAGAACAAATTCAAAGTCCATGGAAGCTTTGCAGGGTAACACAAGTAGAGAATGCAAAAATCATACTAGGCATGGTCCCTATTTTCCTTTGTACCATTATAATGACCCTTTGTTTAGCTCAACTTCAAACATTCTCTGTCCAACAAGGAGCTACAATGGACACAAGCTTATCAAAATCTTTCAACATTCCACCGGCATCTCTCCCAATCTTTCCTTTATTCTCCCTCATCTTCCTCGCCCCAGCTTATGATCTATTATTTGTTCCATTTGCCCGTAAATTCACTGGACTTCCCACTGGAATAACTCATCTCCAACGAGTAGGTGTTGGTCTAGTCCTGTCCAGCCTATCCATGGGTGCAGCCGCGATTTTTGAAGTGAAAAGGAAAGGGGTTGCAAGAGACAACAACATGCTTGATGCAATCCCTGTACTCCAGCCATTGCCTATCACTGTGTTTTGGTTAGTAATCCAGTACTTCATATTTGGAATTGCCGACATGTTTACATACGTTGGACTACTTGAATTCTTCTACTCAGAAGCTCCGAAAGGTCTCAAATCAATCTCTACTTGTTTCCTTTGGAGTTCCATGGCACTTGGGTATTACTTAAGTACAATTCTGGTAGAGATTGTGAATGCTAGTACAAAGAAGTATACAGCAAGCGGAGGATGGTTAGCTGGGAACAACATTAACAGGAACCACTTAAATCTCTTCTACTGGTTACTTTCTCTGTTAAGTTTGATCAACTTTTTTGTATATCTATTTGTTGCTAAGAGGTACAAGTATAGGCCACAAATCTCCACTGATGTGGTTGATATAAAGGTGCATGGAATCAATGATTCAGGGCCTGATATGGGGAATTTAAGCAAGTAA
- the LOC141672430 gene encoding OVARIAN TUMOR DOMAIN-containing deubiquitinating enzyme 5: MSLHLTAKLRVPSFSMEVTQDVEDKQLGEVQEVAPSKIQETREEMLSRHRKEITQLQNKEVSMKKAAAKGSKAEQKAKKKQVEEEIAKLSMELKEKHAEELALLGYSTSNGKEKGNLDTLVKAIAGVSVNNQADHSKPSKSVKRREKRAQEEAAREQRIQAEQSSIVSDRMIEDEKLEKKLEPLGLTVNEIKPDGHCLYRAVENQLAVLSGGSSPYSFQELRKMVATYMRKHAPDFIPFFLSENEANVDSDDALAKKFENYCNEVESTAAWGGQLELGALTHCLRKHIMIFSGSFPDVEMGKEYKSDNWTASSGSSIMLSYHRHAFGLGEHYNSVVPV; encoded by the exons ATGTCTTTACACTTAACAGCCAAGCTTAGGGTTCCGAG tttttcaaTGGAGGTGACTCAGGATGTGGAGGACAAGCAATTGGGAGAGGTGCAGGAGGTTGCACCTTCGAAAATTCAAGAAACCCGCGAAGAGATGCTTTCTAGGCACAG GAAAGAGATAACACAGCTGCAAAACAAGGAAGTTTCAATGAAAAAGGCTGCTGCTAAAGGCAGCAAAGCTGAACAGAAGGCTAAGAAAAAACAGGTGGAGGAAGAGATTGCTAAACTTTCCATGGAGCTCAAAGAAAAACATGCAGAGGAACTAGCTCTACTAGGGTATAGCACTAGCAACGGAAAGGAGAAAGGAAACCTTGATACTTTGGTGAAGGCCATAGCTGGAGTCTCTGTCAACAATCAAGCTGACCATTCAAAGCCCAGCAAGAGTGTCAAGAGACGTGAGAAAAGAGCTCAAGAAGAGGCAGCTAGAGAGCAAAGAATACAAGCAGAACAGAGCAGCATTGTTAGTGATCGAATGATTGAAGATGAGAAGTTGGAGAAAAAACTTGAACCCCTTGGTTTGACTGTAAATGAAATAAAGCCAGATGGGCACTGCCTCTACAGAGCTGTTGAAAATCAGTTAGCCGTCCTCTCTGGAGGCTCTTCCCCTTACTCATTTCAAGAACTACGCAAGATGGTGGCTACCTATATGAGGAAACATGCACCAGATTTTATCCCCTTCTTTCTCTCAGAGAATGAGGCTAATGTAGATTCTGATGATGCTCTTGCGAAAAAGTTTGAGAACTACTGTAATGAAGTAGAGTCGACGGCAGCATGGGGAGGACAACTGGAGCTTGGTGCTTTGACTCATTGCCTTCGAAAACATATTATGATATTTTCAGGATCATTCCCTGATGTTGAGATGGGTAAGGAGTACAAATCTGATAATTGGACTGCTTCATCTGGTTCAAGCATTATGCTGTCATACCATCGGCATGCATTTGGACTTGGAGAGCATTATAACTCTGTTGTTCCAGTTTAA